A stretch of the Streptomyces sp. NBC_01428 genome encodes the following:
- the rhaI gene encoding L-rhamnose isomerase, with translation MTEFAAVKAALKTQAVETPSWAYGNSGTRFKVFAQPGVPRTPEEKIDDAAKVHEFTGAAPTVALHIPWDRVDDFAALAKHAEERGLKLGAINSNTFQDDDYRLGSVCHPDAAVRRKAVGHLLECVDIMDATGSRDLKLWFADGTNYPGQDDLRERQDRLTEALAQVHDRLGDDQRMLLEYKFFEPAFYATDVPDWGTAYAHCLKLGPKAQVVVDTGHHAPGTNIEFIVATLLREGKLGAFDFNSRFYADDDLMVGAADPFQLFRIMYEVIRGGGFTSDVAFMLDQCHNIEAKIPAIIRSVMNVQEATAKALLVDRDALAAAQRSGDVLAANAVVMDAYNTDVRPLLAEVRTELGLDPDPVAAYHRSGWAERIAAERVGGQQAGWGA, from the coding sequence GTGACCGAGTTCGCCGCGGTGAAGGCCGCGCTCAAGACCCAGGCCGTCGAGACGCCGTCGTGGGCGTACGGGAACTCGGGAACCCGGTTCAAGGTCTTCGCGCAACCGGGCGTGCCCCGGACCCCCGAGGAGAAGATCGACGACGCGGCCAAGGTCCACGAGTTCACCGGCGCCGCCCCGACCGTCGCCCTGCACATCCCCTGGGACCGGGTCGACGACTTCGCGGCGCTCGCCAAGCACGCCGAGGAGCGCGGCCTGAAGCTGGGCGCGATCAACTCCAACACCTTCCAGGACGACGACTACCGGCTCGGGTCCGTCTGCCACCCGGACGCCGCGGTGCGCCGCAAGGCCGTGGGCCACCTGCTCGAATGCGTCGACATCATGGACGCGACGGGCTCCCGGGACCTCAAGCTGTGGTTCGCGGACGGAACCAACTACCCCGGCCAGGACGACCTGCGCGAGCGCCAGGACCGGCTGACCGAGGCCCTCGCCCAGGTCCACGACCGGCTCGGCGACGACCAGCGCATGCTGCTGGAGTACAAGTTCTTCGAGCCCGCCTTCTACGCCACCGACGTCCCCGACTGGGGCACGGCCTACGCGCACTGCCTCAAGCTCGGCCCCAAGGCGCAGGTCGTCGTCGACACCGGGCACCACGCGCCCGGCACCAACATCGAGTTCATCGTCGCCACCCTGCTGCGCGAGGGGAAGCTCGGCGCCTTCGACTTCAACTCCCGCTTCTACGCCGACGACGACCTCATGGTCGGCGCGGCCGACCCCTTCCAGCTGTTCCGGATCATGTACGAGGTGATCCGCGGCGGCGGCTTCACCTCCGACGTCGCCTTCATGCTCGACCAGTGCCACAACATCGAGGCGAAGATCCCGGCGATCATCCGGTCGGTGATGAACGTCCAGGAGGCCACGGCCAAGGCGCTCCTCGTCGACCGTGACGCGCTCGCCGCGGCCCAGCGCTCCGGGGACGTCCTGGCCGCCAACGCGGTCGTCATGGACGCCTACAACACGGACGTGCGGCCGCTGCTCGCCGAGGTGCGCACCGAGCTGGGACTCGACCCCGACCCGGTGGCCGCGTACCACCGCTCGGGGTGGGCCGAGCGGATCGCCGCCGAGCGGGTGGGGGGACAGCAGGCAGGGTGGGGCGCGTAG